A stretch of the Tachysurus fulvidraco isolate hzauxx_2018 chromosome 18, HZAU_PFXX_2.0, whole genome shotgun sequence genome encodes the following:
- the LOC113663840 gene encoding neoverrucotoxin subunit beta-like, which produces MDSRCMEIAALGRPLYPGMLYDYRNDSFIPGVTLWDKIALRDDIDVHKKPKSHLKFAASDSLSDKANLLDISASLKASFLSGVVEVGGSAKYLQDTRSSARQCRVTMQYSQTTTFEQLTKKDLSNITYPQVFDQKTATHVVTAVLYGAQVFMVFDYTSAENENKKEIERNLHAVVKKIPTISTEGQASLNMTEDEKKMSENISVTLYGDIKLEENPTTYNEALDAYKKMPDLMKQQGKGVPLTVWLYPLNLLDDRAAKLVSEINLNQACKTEHLLEELNEMERICNDLIKRPITDDFPDLKDKLEKFQVLHRNYTNSIQKALCSVLPAIRDGTHKDKALGDILSIHDTSPFNVSIINKWLDDITTELNILISYTAGLKDLKVVKSSGSLNSICFHPDVDVVVCLTFTSLKYDDSYLAALQDFENSKAFKLLVQTSERVSILQAAQPWFTSPDISARMRQNLSLFTSFLKANKNAKRIKFIIASISDPSNPGSSIQLYQNGSLTDPKFKPVSKPPKPEVETSYGKVTLKLSKSPTGETVHFRVEYRMTPSNDSAAYDEEWTVIDTSNAQNTFTLTGLKPTEQYWFRYRAVSDVGVSEASDSVPFTIQGKLTVTVDQWNFSMPSLITELRNKLMTPIGMSRWSPSTINSEVTNIVNNPTILYTEKIPGGLREGQALYFQGVVFSDGQSFALDFQTNEGDIALHFRPWFNAHICCNSYVNMKWQDEELKQIKISEGSAFDIFVVIKTAGYEVYINGQKSFLFNHRIPMANVNKINIYGDVKMNTVGTVANWSQSTFGKELNTGISRTKLSDIQSDVPHPVCNPSKQYLGSIPGGLRPGLALFLQGVVPSDFESFEINFKTGLSDRDDIAFCFNPRISRVVFNSRRNWTWDKNRVETPGSPFVCGAAFEIIMVINPECYEVMVNGQVSYTFKHRIPVDKVTTLNIWGDVFMNSFAITEVDDVKLKVAVTNPANI; this is translated from the exons ATGGATTCCAGATGCATGGAAATAGCTGCCTTGGGAAGACCTCTGTATCCTGGCATGTTGTATGATTACCGGAACGACTCCTTTATTCCAG GTGTGACTTTATGGGATAAAATTGCATTGAGAGATGACATTGATGTTCATAAAAAGCCTAAATCACATCTGAAATTTGCAGCCTCTGATAGTCTCAGTGATAAGGCAAACCTCCTAGACATAAGTGCTTCCCTTAAAGCCAGTTTCCTAAGTGGAGTGGTGGAGGTTGGAGGATCGGCCAAGTACCTGCAAGATACCAGATCTTCAGCACGTCAGTGCAGAGTTACTATGCAGTACAGCCAGACGACAACATTTGAACAGCTCACTAAGAAAGATCTCAGTAATATCACCTACCCACAAGTATTTGACCAGAAAACTGCCACTCATGTAGTTACAGCTGTACTGTATGGAGCTCAGGTTTTCATGGTGTTTGATTATACAAGTGCAGAAAATGAGAACAAAAAGGAAATTGAAAGAAACCTTCATGCAGTGGTCAAGAAGATCCCTACTATTTCCACTGAGGGTCAAGCATCCCTTAACATgactgaagatgaaaaaaaaatgtctgagaaTATTAGTGTCACATTATATGGTGACATTAAACTTGAAGAAAACCCCACCACATACAATGAGGCTCTGGATGCGTACAAGAAGATGCCTGATCTGATGAAGCAACAAGGTAAGGGTGTACCTCTGACAGTGTGGCTGTATCCTCTCAATCTTTTGGATGATAGGGCAGCAAAGTTGGTGAGTGAAATCAATTTAAACCAGGCGTGTAAAACAGAACATTTGCTGGAGGAACTCAATGAAATGGAGAGAATATGCAATGATTTGATCAAAAGACCCATAACAGATGATTTCCCTGATCTAAAAGACAAGTTGGAAAAGTTTCAGGTATTACACAGAAATTATACAAATTCAATCCAGAAGGCACTATGCAGTGTTCTGCCAGCTATTCGTGATGGGACACACAAGGACAAGGCACTGGGGGACATCTTGAGCATCCATGACACATCACCCTTCAATGTAAGCATCATTAACAAATGGTTAGATGACATTacaactgaattaaatattCTGATCTCCTATACAGCTGGGTTAAAGGACCTCAAAGTTGTGAAATCATCAGGGTCATTAAATTCCATCTGTTTTCATCCTGATGTTGATGTGGTGGTATGTTTGACATTTACGTCTCTAAAGTATGATGACTCCTACCTAGCAGCTCTACAGGACTTTGAGAACTCTAAAGCATTTAAACTGCTGGTGCAGACAAGTGAGAGAGTTTCCATTCTCCAAGCAGCACAGCCTTGGTTCACTTCTCCTGACATTTCTGCAAGGATGAGGCagaatctttctctctttacctcATTTTTAAAGGccaataaaaatgcaaaaagaatCAAATTCATCATTGCCTCCATATCAGATCCCAGCAATCCAGGATCCTCAATCCAACTTTATCAGAATGGTTCTCTGACAGATCCTAAGTTCAAGCCTGTATCCAAACCTCCCAAACCTGAAGTGGAGACCAGTTATGGGAAAGTTACCCTGAAGCTTTCAAAATCCCCAACTGGAGAGACTGTACACTTCAGAGTTGAGTACAGGATGACACCTTCAAATGATTCAGCAGCTTATGATGAGGAATGGACAGTCATAGACACATCAAATGCACAGAACACCTTCACATTGACTGGACTAAAGCCAACAGAACAATACTGGTTCAGATACAGAGCTGTTAGTgatgtgggagtgagtgaagcCAGCGACTCTGTCCCCTTCACCATTCAAGGGAAGCTCACTGTCACAGTAGACCAATGG AACTTCTCCATGCCTTCTCTCATTACTGAACTCAGGAATAAATTAATGACCCCTATCGGCATGTCACGATGGTCTCCATCTACTATCAATTCAGAGGTTACAAATATTGTCAACAATCCT ACAATTCTTTACACTGAGAAAATCCCTGGAGGGCTGAGAGAAGGACAGGCTTTGTACTTCCAAGGGGTTGTTTTTTCAGACGGTCAATC GTTTGCATTGGATTTTCAAACCAATGAGGGAGACATCGCTCTTCACTTTAGGCCCTGGTTTAATGCACATATTTGCTGTAACAGTTATGTAAATATGAAGTGGCAGGATGAAGAacttaaacagataaaaatttCCGAAGGATCAGCATTTGACATTTTTGTGGTGATCAAAACAGCAGGCTATGAG GTGTATATAAATGGGCAGAAGTCTTTCCTGTTCAATCATCGCATACCAATGGCCAAtgtgaataaaattaatatttatggagATGTCAAAATGAACACTGTTGGTACTGTTGCA AACTGGAGCCAATCTACTTTTGGTAAGGAACTAAACACTGGCATCTCACGCACCAAGCTTTCAGACATCCAGTCTGATGTCCCACATCCAGTCTGCAACCCT AGCAAGCAATATTTGGGATCAATCCCTGGAGGTTTGAGACCTGGTCTGGCTTTGTTCTTACAAGGGGTTGTTCCATCAGATTTTGAAAG ctttgaaataaattttaagACCGGCCTGTCTGACAGAGATGACATCGCTTTTTGCTTCAACCCTCGTATATCCCGTGTGGTCTTTAATAGCCGCAGGAATTGGACATGGGACAAGAATCGGGTGGAGACACCAGGAAGCCCATTTGTCTGTGGAGCAGCTTTTGAGATCATCATGGTCATTAACCCAGAATGCTATGAG GTGATGGTGAATGGCCAGGTGTCCTACACGTTCAAGCACCGTATACCGGTGGACAAAGTGACTACACTCAACATTTGGGGAGACGTCTTCATGAACAGCTTTGCCATTACTGAA GTGGATGATGTGAAACTGAAAGTAGCCGTCACCAATCCTGCCAATATTTGA